In Luteitalea sp. TBR-22, one genomic interval encodes:
- a CDS encoding phosphotransferase: MQPLAPGAPAPAVFAPVLDRLRTETPALFGDDARLVPVAYEARPFSHILRLGLHRGALDHPSSYCFLKIFKPKPVPDGEVLMRQRVVHDFETTRRIHQALSAVPGCGAVRPIVCYPDLLASMTEEASGQTLLAVLESEAAWFPGVERLAAMRETMARTGRWLRAFQTIDPGDDHATVGELRDYIDIRLTRLVEAGSRIVTGQRRHALLRRIEELGARLPPSALRRVPIHADLAPGNVLVDGDRIVVLDFAMASRGTTMHDLARLYVQTDLLRAKPQFRRTIVEALLQALLEGFAPGLTNADPLFRLLSLQHRINHLGTLTLQQARFPTNLYNRRLRGFHARWLERELQIGA; encoded by the coding sequence ATGCAGCCCCTAGCGCCCGGCGCGCCCGCGCCTGCCGTGTTCGCGCCCGTCCTGGACCGCCTCCGCACAGAAACGCCCGCCTTGTTCGGTGACGACGCGCGGCTGGTGCCCGTCGCGTACGAGGCGCGGCCCTTCTCGCACATCCTCCGTCTCGGACTTCATCGGGGGGCGCTCGACCACCCGTCGTCCTACTGCTTCCTGAAGATCTTCAAGCCCAAGCCGGTACCCGACGGCGAGGTGTTGATGCGGCAGCGTGTGGTGCACGACTTCGAGACCACCCGGCGAATCCATCAGGCGCTCTCGGCCGTCCCTGGCTGCGGGGCCGTCCGGCCGATCGTCTGCTATCCGGATCTGCTGGCCAGCATGACCGAAGAGGCGAGCGGCCAGACGCTACTGGCCGTGCTGGAGTCCGAGGCTGCCTGGTTCCCGGGCGTCGAGCGGTTGGCAGCCATGCGCGAGACGATGGCACGGACGGGGCGCTGGCTTCGCGCCTTCCAGACCATCGACCCCGGCGACGATCACGCCACGGTCGGCGAACTCCGCGACTACATCGACATCCGACTGACGCGCCTGGTCGAGGCCGGCAGCCGCATCGTGACCGGCCAGCGCCGCCATGCCCTGCTCCGCCGCATCGAAGAGCTCGGAGCCCGCCTCCCCCCCTCCGCGCTCCGCCGGGTGCCCATCCACGCCGACCTGGCTCCGGGAAACGTCCTCGTCGATGGCGACCGCATCGTGGTCCTCGATTTCGCCATGGCCTCGCGAGGGACGACGATGCACGATCTGGCCCGCCTCTATGTCCAGACGGACTTGCTGCGGGCCAAGCCGCAGTTCCGCAGGACCATCGTGGAAGCCCTCCTGCAGGCTCTGCTCGAAGGGTTCGCGCCGGGGCTCACCAATGCCGACCCGCTGTTCCGGCTGCTCTCGCTCCAGCACCGGATCAACCACCTCGGCACCCTGACCCTGCAACAGGCGCGCTTCCCGACCAACCTGTACAACCGGCGCTTGCGCGGTTTCCACGCGCGCTGGCTCGAGCGCGAACTGCAGATCGGCGCCTGA
- a CDS encoding nucleotide sugar dehydrogenase, protein MNIAIFGLGYVGSVSAACLAAAGHRVIGVDLDPNKLALLRSGRAPVSEPGLDELLGRMIAEDRVSVTDDATAAVQASDLSLVCVATPSRPNGSLDTTYLERVMAQIGKALAGQSAYHVVAVRSTVLPGVVEGHLVPILQESSGRRVPEEVGVCVNPEFLREGSALADFEQPPFTIVGETHPKAGEVLLQAYAHLGAPVHRVRPDEASMVKYASNNYHAIKVAFANEIGAVCSQLGADGHTVMRIFCEDHDLNISPKYLRPGFGFGGSCLPKDLRALVYVAKDRDLHTPLLDSVIPSNDAHIKRVVDAILEKRKRKVALLGLSFKNGSDDLRESPFVRLAEALIGKGVPLRIFDPDVELTSVFGRNRAYIEDHLPHVAQLAAATIDEAIADAEIIVVGKKVVDGATLQAAAAGRTVIDLVGVPELAGALRPWASASASMVAASGA, encoded by the coding sequence ATGAACATTGCCATCTTTGGCCTCGGATACGTCGGTTCGGTGTCGGCGGCTTGTCTGGCCGCTGCCGGTCATCGCGTGATCGGGGTGGACCTCGACCCGAACAAGCTCGCGTTGCTCCGCAGCGGCAGGGCCCCGGTCAGCGAGCCGGGCCTGGACGAGTTGCTTGGGCGGATGATCGCCGAGGACCGCGTGTCGGTCACCGACGACGCGACGGCGGCCGTGCAGGCCTCCGACCTGTCCCTCGTGTGCGTGGCGACGCCGAGCCGTCCCAACGGCAGCCTCGACACCACGTATCTCGAGCGGGTGATGGCGCAGATCGGCAAGGCGCTGGCGGGGCAATCTGCCTACCATGTGGTCGCCGTGCGGAGTACGGTGCTGCCCGGTGTCGTCGAAGGCCACCTCGTGCCGATCCTGCAGGAGTCGAGTGGACGTCGCGTGCCGGAGGAGGTCGGGGTGTGCGTCAATCCCGAGTTCCTTCGCGAGGGCAGCGCGCTGGCCGACTTCGAGCAGCCGCCGTTCACGATCGTCGGCGAGACGCATCCGAAAGCGGGTGAGGTGCTGTTGCAGGCCTACGCTCACCTCGGGGCTCCGGTGCATCGCGTCCGGCCCGACGAAGCGTCGATGGTCAAGTACGCCAGCAACAACTACCACGCGATCAAGGTGGCGTTTGCCAACGAGATCGGGGCGGTGTGTTCGCAACTCGGCGCCGACGGCCACACGGTGATGCGCATCTTCTGTGAGGACCACGACCTCAACATCTCCCCGAAGTACCTGCGGCCGGGCTTCGGGTTCGGCGGCTCGTGCCTGCCGAAGGACCTGCGCGCCCTGGTCTACGTGGCCAAGGACCGGGACCTGCACACGCCCCTGCTCGACAGCGTCATTCCCAGCAACGACGCGCACATCAAGCGAGTGGTCGATGCGATCCTCGAGAAGCGCAAGCGCAAGGTCGCTCTGCTCGGGCTCAGCTTCAAGAACGGCAGCGACGACCTGCGCGAGAGCCCGTTCGTTCGCCTGGCCGAGGCACTGATCGGCAAGGGCGTCCCGCTGCGCATCTTCGATCCGGACGTCGAACTGACCAGCGTGTTCGGCCGCAATCGTGCCTACATCGAAGACCACCTGCCGCACGTGGCCCAACTGGCCGCGGCGACGATCGACGAGGCCATTGCCGACGCCGAGATCATCGTGGTTGGCAAGAAGGTCGTCGACGGCGCAACGCTGCAGGCGGCCGCCGCCGGTCGGACGGTGATCGATCTGGTGGGCGTCCCGGAACTGGCCGGGGCACTGCGCCCGTGGGCATCCGCCTCCGCGTCGATGGTGGCCGCTTCGGGCGCATGA
- a CDS encoding glycosyltransferase — MTYVSWAESCSRSDHTARELGGRSFMIYRPEYGSRASTILLKYLGQWRETAAVLRRERPEAVFVMTPPLFASLPAFLYAWRRGARVVLDAHSAAFMHPRWRHLQWLQRLLCRRAATTLVHNAHIADLVREAGAHATLVPDVPVVYPAIDPFARPAAFTVVAVCSFNYDEPIAEMLQAAALLPDVRFFMTGNPKHLSADLKARVPANVTLTGFVTTEAFGGLLTGADVVMTLTTRDHTMLRGAYEAIYQGTPVIVSDWPILREFFAEGACHVDNTPEAIAAAIGEVQGNLAAFRAGAQRLRARKLEAWASTRQAILDRLGVRADHGS, encoded by the coding sequence GTGACCTACGTGTCCTGGGCGGAGTCGTGCAGCCGCAGCGATCACACGGCGCGCGAACTCGGCGGCCGGTCGTTCATGATCTATCGCCCCGAATACGGCAGCCGGGCCTCGACCATCCTGCTGAAGTATCTCGGGCAGTGGCGCGAGACGGCCGCGGTGCTCCGACGAGAGCGGCCCGAAGCGGTGTTCGTGATGACGCCGCCGCTGTTTGCGTCACTGCCGGCGTTCCTGTATGCCTGGCGACGTGGCGCGCGGGTCGTCCTCGACGCCCACTCCGCCGCGTTCATGCATCCGCGGTGGCGCCACCTGCAGTGGCTGCAGCGGTTGCTCTGCCGTCGCGCGGCGACGACGCTGGTGCACAACGCCCACATCGCCGATCTCGTGCGCGAGGCAGGCGCCCATGCCACGCTGGTGCCCGACGTGCCGGTGGTCTATCCGGCCATCGATCCGTTCGCCCGGCCGGCGGCCTTCACCGTCGTGGCGGTGTGCTCGTTCAACTACGACGAGCCCATCGCGGAGATGCTGCAGGCGGCGGCGCTGCTGCCGGACGTGCGGTTCTTCATGACGGGCAACCCGAAGCACCTGTCGGCGGACCTCAAGGCGCGCGTGCCCGCCAACGTCACGCTCACCGGATTCGTCACTACCGAGGCGTTCGGTGGGTTGCTGACCGGCGCCGACGTGGTGATGACGCTGACGACCCGTGATCACACGATGTTGCGGGGGGCGTACGAGGCGATCTACCAGGGCACGCCGGTCATCGTGTCCGACTGGCCGATCCTGCGGGAGTTCTTCGCTGAAGGCGCGTGCCACGTCGACAACACCCCGGAGGCCATCGCCGCGGCCATCGGGGAGGTGCAGGGCAACCTGGCGGCGTTTCGCGCCGGCGCGCAGCGGTTGCGCGCGCGGAAACTCGAGGCCTGGGCGAGCACCCGCCAGGCGATCCTGGATCGGCTGGGCGTCCGGGCCGATCACGGCAGTTAA
- the cysD gene encoding sulfate adenylyltransferase subunit CysD translates to MGEHPPGDPGSAGRPGRSRQLTTTKADAYTSMSTLTHLQRLEAESIHIMREVVAEAENPVMLYSVGKDSAAMLHVAMKAFYPAPPPFPLLHIDTKWKFREMIRFRDEHTANLGCKLLVHTNQEGLARGINPFSAGSQVHTDVMKTQALRQALDMYKFDMALGGARRDEEKSRAKERVFSFRSAQHRWDPKRQRPELWRLYNARKQKGESVRVFPMSNWTELDIWQYIHLENIPLPDLYFAKERPVVERDGTLIMVDDDRMPLHPGEVPMMKKVRFRTLGCYPLTGGIESEAATLPEIIQEMLLTTTSERQGRVIDHDAAASMEKKKQEGYF, encoded by the coding sequence CTGGGCGAGCACCCGCCAGGCGATCCTGGATCGGCTGGGCGTCCGGGCCGATCACGGCAGTTAACCACCACGAAGGCGGACGCATACACTTCCATGTCCACGCTCACGCACCTGCAGCGGCTCGAAGCCGAAAGCATCCACATCATGCGGGAGGTCGTCGCCGAGGCCGAGAACCCGGTGATGCTCTACTCGGTCGGCAAGGACAGCGCCGCGATGCTCCACGTGGCGATGAAGGCCTTCTACCCGGCCCCACCGCCGTTCCCGTTGCTCCACATCGACACGAAGTGGAAGTTCCGGGAGATGATCCGGTTCCGCGACGAACACACGGCCAACCTCGGGTGCAAGCTGCTGGTGCACACCAACCAGGAAGGGCTCGCCCGCGGCATCAACCCGTTCTCGGCCGGCTCGCAGGTCCACACCGACGTCATGAAGACGCAGGCCCTGCGCCAGGCGCTCGACATGTACAAGTTCGACATGGCGCTCGGCGGCGCGCGCCGCGACGAGGAGAAGTCGCGCGCCAAGGAGCGCGTGTTCTCGTTCCGGTCGGCGCAGCATCGCTGGGATCCCAAGCGCCAGCGTCCGGAGCTGTGGCGCCTCTACAACGCCCGCAAGCAGAAGGGCGAGAGCGTCCGGGTGTTCCCGATGTCGAACTGGACCGAGCTCGACATCTGGCAGTACATCCACCTCGAGAACATCCCGCTGCCCGACCTCTACTTCGCCAAGGAGCGCCCCGTCGTGGAGCGTGACGGCACGCTGATCATGGTCGACGACGATCGCATGCCGCTGCATCCCGGCGAGGTGCCGATGATGAAGAAGGTCCGGTTCCGCACGCTGGGCTGTTACCCGCTCACCGGCGGCATCGAGAGCGAGGCCGCCACCTTGCCGGAGATCATCCAGGAGATGCTGCTCACCACGACCTCAGAGCGCCAGGGCCGCGTCATCGACCACGACGCCGCCGCCTCGATGGAGAAGAAGAAGCAGGAGGGCTACTTCTGA
- the cysN gene encoding sulfate adenylyltransferase subunit CysN, translating into MAHKSELIAQDIDAYLLAHQHKSLLRFITCGSVDDGKSTLIGRLLYDSQMIFEDQLAAVERDSKKVGTQGDRIDLALLVDGLAAEREQGITIDVAYRFFSTDRRKFIVADTPGHEQYTRNMVTGASTASLAVILIDARKGVLTQTRRHSFITSLLGIREVVLAVNKMDAVGYDQGVFDAIVADYLEFSKQLGFRQIVPIPLSALEGDNITQLSPNTPWYTGPALMPHLETVEVEEDLQKAPFRLPVQWVNRPNQDFRGFTGQIASGVVRPGDVLRVSPSGKQSTVARIVTHDGDLEQAVAGQSITITLADEIDVSRGDVLAAATAPPPVADQFQVTLIWMHEEPMLPGRPYLMKIGSSTVTGTITELKYKVNVNTLVHEPGKQLELNEIAVCNLSTDRPIAFDPYAENRDTGGFVFIDKLNNDTVGAGLMHFALRRAENVHWQALEIDREARARQKGQKACVVWFTGLSGAGKSTIANLVEKRLHAIGRHTIMLDGDNVRHGLNRDLGFTDTDRVENIRRVAEVARLMTDAGLIVLVSFISPFRSERQLARDRMAEGEFLEVYVNTPLEVAEQRDSKGLYRKARAGQIEHFTGIDSPYEPPEHAEIVIDGVALTPEAAAEAVVAELAARGRLHG; encoded by the coding sequence ATGGCCCACAAGTCCGAACTCATCGCGCAGGACATCGACGCCTACCTGCTCGCCCACCAGCACAAGAGCCTCCTGCGCTTCATCACCTGCGGGAGCGTCGACGACGGCAAGAGCACGTTGATCGGCCGCCTGCTCTACGACTCGCAGATGATCTTCGAGGATCAGCTCGCGGCCGTGGAGCGCGACTCCAAGAAGGTCGGCACCCAGGGCGATCGCATCGACCTGGCGCTGCTGGTCGACGGCCTCGCCGCCGAGCGCGAGCAGGGCATCACCATCGACGTCGCCTACCGGTTCTTCTCGACCGATCGTCGCAAGTTCATCGTCGCCGACACGCCGGGCCACGAGCAGTACACCCGGAACATGGTCACCGGCGCCTCCACGGCGTCGCTGGCCGTGATCCTGATCGACGCGCGCAAGGGCGTGTTGACGCAGACGCGCCGCCACAGCTTCATCACGTCGCTGCTCGGCATCCGGGAAGTGGTGCTCGCCGTCAACAAGATGGACGCCGTCGGCTACGACCAGGGCGTGTTCGACGCCATCGTCGCCGACTACCTGGAGTTCTCCAAGCAACTCGGCTTCCGCCAGATCGTCCCGATCCCGCTTTCGGCGCTCGAGGGCGACAACATCACCCAGCTTTCACCGAACACGCCGTGGTACACGGGGCCGGCGCTGATGCCGCACCTGGAGACGGTGGAGGTGGAGGAGGACCTGCAGAAGGCCCCGTTCCGGCTGCCGGTCCAGTGGGTCAACCGGCCCAACCAGGACTTCCGCGGCTTCACCGGCCAGATCGCCTCCGGCGTCGTGCGGCCGGGCGACGTGCTGCGCGTGTCGCCTTCCGGCAAGCAGAGCACCGTGGCGCGGATCGTGACCCACGACGGCGACCTCGAGCAGGCGGTGGCCGGGCAGTCGATCACCATCACGCTGGCCGACGAGATCGACGTGAGCCGGGGCGACGTGCTGGCCGCGGCGACGGCGCCGCCACCGGTCGCCGACCAGTTCCAGGTGACGTTGATCTGGATGCACGAGGAGCCCATGCTCCCGGGGCGTCCGTACCTGATGAAGATCGGCTCGAGCACCGTGACGGGCACCATCACGGAGCTGAAGTACAAGGTCAACGTCAACACGCTGGTCCACGAGCCGGGCAAGCAGCTCGAGTTGAACGAGATCGCCGTGTGCAACCTGAGCACCGACCGGCCGATTGCGTTCGACCCGTACGCGGAGAACCGCGACACCGGCGGGTTCGTGTTCATCGACAAGCTGAACAACGACACCGTCGGCGCGGGCCTGATGCACTTCGCGCTGCGGCGCGCCGAGAACGTGCACTGGCAGGCGCTCGAGATCGACCGCGAGGCGAGGGCCCGGCAGAAGGGCCAGAAGGCCTGCGTCGTGTGGTTCACGGGCCTCTCTGGCGCCGGCAAGTCGACGATCGCCAACCTCGTCGAGAAGCGCCTGCACGCCATCGGGCGCCACACCATCATGCTCGACGGCGACAACGTGCGGCATGGCCTCAATCGCGACCTCGGGTTCACCGACACCGACCGCGTGGAGAACATCAGGCGCGTCGCCGAAGTGGCCAGGCTGATGACCGATGCGGGGCTGATCGTCCTCGTGTCGTTCATCTCGCCGTTCCGCTCGGAACGACAGCTGGCGCGCGACCGGATGGCGGAGGGCGAGTTCCTGGAGGTCTACGTCAACACGCCGCTCGAAGTCGCCGAGCAGCGCGATTCCAAGGGACTCTATCGCAAGGCCCGCGCCGGGCAGATCGAGCACTTCACGGGCATCGATTCGCCGTACGAGCCGCCCGAGCACGCCGAGATCGTCATCGACGGGGTGGCCTTGACCCCCGAGGCGGCGGCCGAGGCCGTGGTCGCCGAACTGGCAGCGCGAGGTCGACTCCACGGCTAG
- the asnB gene encoding asparagine synthase (glutamine-hydrolyzing) → MCGIAGRVNYRTSAPVSAADVTAMCDLLRHRGPDGSGVWSDGPVGLGHRRLAVIDLSPAGAQPMASADGRLFITFNGEIYNFQELRGRLEARGHRFRSHSDTEVILAAYREYGDGCVEHLAGMFAFAIWDADARRALIARDRLGKKPVFYRQDADGLAFASEVRAFFGDPGFTASVDPQSIADYLSFQYVPTPRSAFAGVQKLPAAHVMVIEDGRCDIRRYWSLSYVPKSTLSEDEALEAVEESLTRAVTCRMVSDVPLGAFLSGGVDSGTIVALMARHSSSPVRTFSIGFPEEQYNELPAARLVAQKYGTRHEELIVEPDAVRLIPKIVWHYGEPYADPSALPSFCLAEMTRRHVTVALNGDGGDESFAGYRRYTATLEGTPYDAVPRGLRGLPAAVAAPVARAVGGELGRRAAGVLERIGATPEHRYAASMLHFDARRKREMCTPEFLSQVDVDVVPRLDALFASSTGPDLIDRMMDVDIRSYLVDDLLVKVDVATMAYSLEARSPLLDHRLMELAASLPSHYKIRSGTKKYLLRRIAARLLPPEIMERPKTGFGVPLDRWFASSLQSFAREILLDPVTVRRGILRREAVERMLREHAAGVRESHRQIWNLLMLEHWFRAYIDRRPSRDEQSPA, encoded by the coding sequence ATGTGCGGCATCGCTGGACGCGTGAACTACAGGACGTCGGCGCCGGTCTCGGCGGCCGACGTCACGGCGATGTGCGACCTGCTGCGTCACCGCGGGCCCGACGGCAGCGGCGTGTGGTCCGACGGCCCCGTCGGCCTCGGCCACCGCCGGCTCGCGGTGATCGACCTGTCGCCGGCTGGCGCGCAGCCGATGGCCAGCGCGGACGGCCGGCTGTTCATCACCTTCAACGGCGAAATCTACAACTTCCAGGAACTGCGTGGCCGGCTCGAGGCGCGCGGTCACCGGTTCCGGTCGCACAGCGATACCGAGGTCATCCTCGCGGCGTACCGCGAGTACGGCGACGGGTGCGTGGAGCACCTGGCGGGCATGTTCGCCTTCGCGATCTGGGACGCAGACGCGCGGCGGGCCCTGATCGCCAGGGACCGGCTCGGGAAGAAGCCCGTGTTCTATCGTCAGGACGCCGACGGCCTGGCCTTCGCCTCCGAGGTCCGCGCGTTCTTCGGCGACCCTGGGTTCACGGCGTCGGTGGACCCGCAGTCGATCGCCGACTACCTCAGTTTCCAGTACGTGCCGACCCCACGGTCGGCGTTCGCCGGCGTGCAGAAGCTGCCGGCGGCGCATGTGATGGTGATCGAGGACGGGCGGTGCGACATCCGTCGCTACTGGTCGCTGTCCTATGTCCCGAAGTCGACCCTGTCGGAAGACGAGGCGCTCGAGGCGGTGGAGGAGTCGCTGACGCGGGCGGTGACCTGCCGCATGGTGAGCGACGTGCCGCTCGGCGCCTTCCTGAGCGGCGGCGTCGACTCGGGCACCATCGTCGCGCTGATGGCGCGGCACTCGTCATCACCGGTGCGGACGTTCTCGATCGGCTTCCCTGAGGAGCAGTACAACGAACTGCCCGCGGCCCGGCTGGTGGCGCAGAAGTACGGGACGCGTCACGAGGAACTGATCGTCGAGCCGGATGCGGTACGCCTCATCCCGAAGATCGTCTGGCACTACGGCGAGCCCTATGCCGACCCGTCGGCGTTGCCGTCGTTCTGCCTCGCGGAGATGACCCGGCGGCACGTGACCGTGGCCCTGAACGGTGACGGAGGCGACGAGAGCTTCGCAGGGTACCGGCGGTACACGGCGACGCTCGAAGGCACGCCGTACGATGCCGTGCCGCGCGGGCTGCGCGGGCTGCCGGCGGCCGTGGCGGCCCCGGTCGCGCGGGCCGTCGGCGGGGAACTCGGCCGTCGTGCCGCCGGGGTGCTCGAGCGCATCGGGGCGACACCGGAGCATCGCTATGCGGCCTCGATGCTGCACTTCGATGCGCGTCGCAAGCGCGAGATGTGCACGCCCGAGTTCCTGTCACAGGTGGACGTCGACGTGGTCCCCCGGCTCGACGCGTTGTTCGCGTCGAGCACGGGACCCGACCTGATCGACCGGATGATGGACGTCGACATCCGCTCGTACCTGGTCGACGACCTGCTCGTGAAGGTGGACGTGGCCACGATGGCCTACTCGCTGGAGGCGCGGTCGCCGCTGCTGGATCATCGACTGATGGAACTGGCTGCCAGCCTGCCGTCCCACTACAAGATCCGCAGCGGCACGAAGAAGTACCTGCTGCGTCGGATCGCCGCGCGCCTGCTGCCGCCGGAGATCATGGAGCGGCCCAAGACCGGCTTCGGTGTGCCGCTCGATCGCTGGTTCGCCTCGAGCCTGCAGTCCTTCGCGCGAGAGATCCTGCTCGACCCGGTCACCGTGCGGCGCGGCATCCTCAGGCGTGAGGCCGTCGAGCGCATGCTGCGCGAGCACGCGGCAGGCGTGCGCGAGTCGCACCGGCAGATCTGGAACCTGCTCATGCTCGAGCACTGGTTCCGTGCCTACATCGACCGGCGGCCGTCTCGCGACGAGCAATCGCCAGCCTGA
- a CDS encoding glycosyltransferase family 4 protein produces the protein MRILYHHRTLGDGAEGIHIAEMVRAFRTLGHEVRVVGPAAGDGGAPSRASRVKDWLPGVAFEAASAALNGPEYLSMRREIREWRPDLVYKRHARYDIGPAMAARTAGVPMVLEVNAVYSARPYRDFEPQALQPLARRMERAALRAATVVYAVSSPMAAQVEALAERACLTLPNGADPDAFDPARVVAVSGPWSASGRVIVGWTGGLRPWHGLDLLVDAFAQLPSHVRLLLVGDGPVRADVERQARTLGVADRVFVTGRVGRDALPGYVAAMDIGVVADERTAVASPMKLLEYMAAGKAVVAPDLPNLRDIVTPGQNGVLFPPGDMMALRSALARLAEDRALRARLGMAARALVVTRRNWVAIAHDVLAALDSAASPPRRRSSD, from the coding sequence ATGCGGATCCTCTATCACCACCGCACGCTCGGCGACGGCGCCGAGGGCATCCACATCGCCGAGATGGTGCGCGCGTTCCGGACCCTCGGGCACGAGGTGCGTGTGGTGGGTCCGGCCGCGGGCGACGGCGGTGCCCCTTCGCGGGCGTCACGGGTGAAGGACTGGCTGCCAGGGGTCGCCTTCGAGGCCGCATCGGCGGCCCTGAACGGCCCCGAGTACCTTTCGATGCGCCGTGAGATCCGTGAGTGGCGGCCCGACCTCGTGTACAAGCGACACGCCCGGTACGACATCGGACCTGCCATGGCGGCACGCACCGCGGGCGTCCCGATGGTCCTCGAAGTCAACGCCGTGTACTCGGCGCGGCCGTACCGCGACTTCGAGCCGCAGGCCCTGCAGCCCCTGGCCCGGCGGATGGAGCGAGCCGCCCTGCGCGCCGCGACCGTCGTGTATGCCGTGTCGTCGCCAATGGCGGCGCAGGTGGAGGCCCTGGCGGAGCGGGCATGCCTGACGCTCCCCAACGGCGCCGATCCGGATGCCTTCGATCCGGCACGTGTCGTCGCTGTCTCCGGGCCATGGTCGGCGTCCGGGAGAGTGATCGTGGGCTGGACCGGCGGCCTTCGTCCGTGGCACGGGCTCGACCTGCTGGTGGACGCGTTCGCGCAGTTGCCCTCACACGTCCGATTGCTGCTCGTGGGCGATGGCCCGGTGCGCGCTGACGTCGAACGCCAGGCCCGGACCTTGGGCGTCGCCGACCGCGTGTTCGTGACCGGGCGCGTCGGCCGCGACGCACTCCCAGGCTACGTGGCGGCCATGGACATCGGCGTGGTTGCCGACGAGCGCACCGCGGTGGCCTCGCCGATGAAGCTGCTGGAGTACATGGCCGCCGGCAAGGCTGTCGTTGCGCCCGACCTCCCGAACCTCCGGGACATCGTCACGCCCGGCCAGAACGGCGTGTTGTTCCCCCCTGGCGACATGATGGCTCTTCGCAGCGCGCTGGCGCGCCTGGCCGAGGACCGGGCCCTCAGGGCACGCCTCGGGATGGCCGCGCGCGCCCTGGTCGTGACCAGGCGCAACTGGGTCGCCATCGCTCACGACGTGCTCGCGGCCCTGGACTCGGCAGCCAGCCCGCCTCGCCGGCGCTCATCCGACTGA
- a CDS encoding glycosyltransferase family 4 protein yields MTDSTTRGRVLEVTSYPPPRTGWAVRTEFVKHRLDAEGHRCVVLNIGPSRHVPSDEYETIAGGGDLLRKVWRYSRDGFTVHAHANGDAWKGALLALAVLTISLVHGRRSVLTFHAGAIQRYFPVHRSWVLTPLYWLLFLLPRDIICNSDAVKACIRQYGVPASKITPIPAFSAQYMEFTKADLPSSLETFFGRFPHVVFTYIRLRTLFYPVTLLEAVARIARQRPDVGVVLCGASAGHFDPEIKAAFERKFAELDIADRVCILEDLGHDAFLTALQRSVLYLRTPITDGVASSVLESIALGTPVVACDNGTRPPGVVLYPAEDAAKMAEAVLHTIDNRAEVMARQAGVEVRDTVADEVALLTR; encoded by the coding sequence ATGACAGACAGCACGACGCGCGGCCGCGTTCTCGAGGTCACGTCCTACCCCCCACCGCGGACGGGTTGGGCGGTGCGCACGGAGTTCGTGAAGCATCGACTCGACGCCGAGGGCCACCGCTGCGTGGTGCTCAACATCGGCCCGAGCCGCCACGTGCCGAGCGACGAGTACGAGACGATCGCCGGCGGCGGCGACCTGCTGCGCAAGGTGTGGCGCTACAGCCGCGACGGCTTCACGGTCCATGCCCACGCCAACGGTGATGCCTGGAAGGGCGCGTTGCTGGCCCTCGCGGTCCTGACCATCAGCCTGGTGCATGGCCGCCGCTCGGTGCTGACGTTCCACGCCGGCGCCATCCAGCGCTACTTCCCCGTGCACCGGTCGTGGGTACTGACGCCCTTGTACTGGCTGCTCTTCCTGCTGCCCCGCGACATCATCTGCAACAGCGACGCGGTCAAGGCCTGCATCCGCCAGTACGGCGTGCCGGCCAGCAAGATCACGCCGATCCCGGCCTTCAGCGCCCAGTACATGGAGTTCACGAAGGCCGACCTGCCTTCGTCACTGGAGACCTTCTTCGGGCGCTTCCCGCACGTCGTGTTCACCTACATCCGGCTGCGGACGCTGTTCTACCCGGTGACGTTGCTCGAGGCCGTCGCACGGATCGCCAGGCAGCGGCCGGACGTCGGCGTGGTGTTGTGTGGCGCGTCCGCCGGCCACTTCGATCCGGAGATCAAGGCAGCCTTCGAGCGGAAGTTCGCCGAGCTCGACATCGCCGATCGCGTCTGCATCCTCGAGGACCTCGGGCACGACGCCTTCCTCACCGCGCTGCAGCGGTCGGTGCTCTACCTGCGGACGCCGATCACCGACGGCGTGGCCTCGTCGGTCCTCGAGTCGATCGCGCTCGGCACGCCCGTCGTCGCCTGCGACAACGGGACGCGCCCGCCGGGCGTGGTCCTCTACCCCGCCGAGGACGCCGCGAAGATGGCCGAGGCGGTGCTGCACACGATCGACAACCGCGCCGAGGTGATGGCCAGGCAAGCCGGCGTCGAGGTGCGCGACACGGTGGCCGACGAGGTCGCCCTGCTCACGCGCTGA